The genomic DNA CAGAGGCAGCGAGTGCAAACTTGACATCGCTGCTACAGGTTTCGTCTCGTTTCATTATTCTCATTAACAGTCAGCGTTTGTCACTGTTGTGCAGCAGCTCCAGCTTTTAGTTGCTCCTCAGGTTTTTCACTCTGCCACTTGTAGGTTTCCAAAAAAGCACTTAACTTTTGCACCAATGACCCAGTCTGTCACTTTCCAGGTTGGATGATTTTTATGTGTGAAAACAGCAAAACTCACCTCTAATGACGTGGATTCGTGGCTGCTGGGTTCTGAATCTAAAGGCTTATTTTGGCGAACAGGAACTCTTGATTTTTTTGGGAGCATTTTTTCCAGCTGATTAAAAAAGTGTAACACGCCGTCTCTCACCATTTACTCCTCCTTACACGCCACTCCCCTCTCGCCGTTTGCCTGACCTTTCCCCAACTTTCCCTCGGCTTGAAGTTTCCGGATCAGAGCGATGGGACCCTTGCCCATCAGAGCGGACGGGTGTCTGTAGGAGCCTCCCAGGCGGTCCCACAGAGTGAAGTACTGGCCGTAGTTGTAATCAAAGAAGAGATGGTGGTCGGTGTGGTGAGCTGCCCCGTTGATGACGCTCGTCAGAGAATCTGGAACGCGATAGTCGCCATCATGGATGGAGATGGTCCAGATGTTGACGAAAACGTAGAGAGCCAAGTAAAGCACCTTGTGGAGGGGGAAGAGGAAGGGGTAGATGTGGTACGGGAGGCCCTGCAAGAAGCCATCAACTGGGTGGAAGGCATGGCTCGCAAAAGGAGTGGGGATCTTCCAGATGTGGTGAGGCTTGTGGAACATCTGTTGAGGGACAAGAGGGAAAATCCTGTTCCATTTGATctccttgtttattcattttaataaaagtaaaaataatttgCAACTAAACAGCACCCACACAACTTCTCTACATTAAATCAGCCCTAAACAGACAAAAAAACAGCTGCCACTTAGCTTAGCTGCCTTACGCTAACATGTGCTAGCCTTGCTAACGTGTGGCTACAGCTGGCACTTAGCTTAGCTGCCTTAGGCTAACATGTGCTAGCCTTGCTAACGTGTGGCTACAGCTGGCACTTAGCTTAGCTGCCTTAGGCTAACATGTGCTAGCCTTGCTAACGTGTGGCTACAGCTGGCACTTAGCTTAATCACAGCGTAAATCACCAATGCAATGTTAGGTCATGTTAACACTACATCCAAAAATGATCAAGTAAATTATCTTCAGCGTtacttgttttgttttatggtCACACGCTAACGTGATCAGACTCTgagtgtgtcacatctaaaatgGTCCGGGCGGAAACAGTTCTCTGTGCCATGCCTTTCAGTCCCACAGAATGTGGTGACTCTGATCTCACTGTTTTAGGCTCCGTTCACATGGCAGGAGTTTTTAAAACGTTGGAGGACTctcaaaatgtaatttaaaaaaatcactaatgGATCAActttggtcctacagtgtgtggtcTGCAGCAACACGGCAAAAACAACACATGAacccatttcacacacacacattcaccgtTCAGACAGGAGATAGAAATAATTGTGATCATAAGAGTAAACAAACGTGGCGGGAGACGATCGTGATGCGTGCTTCCATCACCTCACTTCCTGACTGGCTATACGTCACATTCATCAGGCAGCGTGCTTATCGACTTTTAAAAAATCAGACGAGACAATCCAATAAGTTTAAAAACCCGACTGATGATCTGAGCAGTCTCGATGTGCTTCCAAGCATACCAGAGCACTCGTAACACGTGTGTCAAaaatctgtctaattatcttgtcGTGCCAACCAGACATCAATACGTAGACGCCCCGTTACGCACTGAAGAGTGACATGATGTCGCCACCATATTGTTAACgaagctatgcaaaaaaaaaataaaaaaaaattgtcacCTTAacagtcctgcaggacaaaagctatTTTTGCCAACAGAGGCTGTTGAGAAAGCtatcaactagggttgtcacggtgtgaagatttaacctcacggttatcgtgaccaaaattaccacggttttcggtattatctcgGTATTTTTTtcagacaattaaataaaccctgtatatcaggaaaatattgtcctcagtttgtgtctaaatttagcctaaaatgtgttattttgtaattatgttgtttatttgtttacattttttccctttagtctttaaaataccaatatttgcccataacttatttttgtctgtttgatgtcatcattttaaaaatatcagatcagatgatactcagtactcaagtagacttctaatcagatacttttttacccttacttgagtaataaaccctatatcaggaaaatattgtcctcagtttgtgtctaaatttagcctaaaatgtgttattttgtaattatgttgtttatttgtttacatttttccctttagtctttaaaataccaatattcacccataaattcttattttatgtctgtttgatgtcatcattttaaaaatattagatcagatgatactcagtactcaagtagccttctaatcagatacttttttacccttacttgagtaataaaccttatatcaggaaaatatcgtcctcggtttgtgtccttccagtgagctttgcagatgtgggaaaatgtcatcaggcagtaatcgttgttaaattcataattattctcggagagagaccaactcttatctgcccctgggagccccgtaatgcatagcgtcatttcaacatggcggtgtccgcgacacggtttatatgcaggtagcggcgctgcggctgctttatatagccactcgttgcattctccctcaacccaaatcctcggatcacgcattttagcgaaagcgctaacgttagcttgccttgcgttgactgtagagttgtgggtgatggtcacgcagatgtgt from Nothobranchius furzeri strain GRZ-AD chromosome 10, NfurGRZ-RIMD1, whole genome shotgun sequence includes the following:
- the sc5d gene encoding lathosterol oxidase: MDLVLNVADHYVLTPYVYPSSWPEDGAQRQIISLLVLTNLGAAVLYLGLGAISYFFIFDHNLMKHPHFLENQVWREIKYAMTSLPWISVPTVALFFAEVRGYSKLYDSVSDSPLGWSGLFLSMVSFLLFTDMCIYWIHRFLHHKLIYKMFHKPHHIWKIPTPFASHAFHPVDGFLQGLPYHIYPFLFPLHKVLYLALYVFVNIWTISIHDGDYRVPDSLTSVINGAAHHTDHHLFFDYNYGQYFTLWDRLGGSYRHPSALMGKGPIALIRKLQAEGKLGKGQANGERGVACKEE